Below is a window of Streptomyces sp. WMMB303 DNA.
GCCACCCGCGGCGCTGCGGCAGGCGCGTGACGAACTCGACCTCGCATGGGGCGAGGAGGAGATCCCGCCGGTGCTGCAGGGCGAGGGCCGACGCTGGACGGAGGTGGGAGGCGAGGCCCAGCTCCGCTACGGGCCGGACGGCCGCTGGTGGCCCTTCCGCAGGCGTGGGCAGGCGTGGTGGCCGGTGGGCGGGCCGGAGCGGGATCCGGCGATCGCGCTCGCGGCCGCACTGGCCGAGGACGGTGAATCGCAGGCCGGAGCCTGAAGACGGACGTGCCGCCGCCCCGGGGCACGGGCGGCGGCACGGACCTGAGGTGTTCCGTCAGGCGAGGCCCTCCAGAACGGGGAGATAGCCACCGGACTGCCCTGCGGCGGTGGGGTGGTAGGACTCGTCGATCGGGAAGGTGACGCTGTGCAGCCACTCGTCGTCCGAGCAGATCTCGTGGCCCGAGAAGGTGGGACGGACGTCGCCGAAGCTGAACCCGTGGTCGGCGGCGCGCTTGGCGGTGACCTCGTCCAGGGCGTCGGACGCGGAGTTGATGGCTTCGCGGGACTTCTCGCTGATGCCCACGATGCAGCCGCCGTCGAGCTCGTAGATGTGCGGATAGCCCAGTACGACGACCTTCGCGGAGGGTGCGCGCTGGGCGATGGCGTCATAGACGCCGTCGAGCTTGCCCGGCAGAGTGTTCTCGACGTAGTCGCGGGCTTCTTGGACCCGCGCCAGGCAGGCGCTCTCGCCCTGGGTGACGCAGGTGGTCATGGTGTCGGCGAATCCGGCGTCGTTCCCGCCGATACTGATGCTCACCAGGCCCGTGGAGGAGTTGAGGGGGCCGAGCTGGCCGGCGAGCACGTCGTCGGTGCGCGCGCCGGAGCAGGCGGTGAAGTCGAAGGATGAGGGGGAGTTGGCGGCGTTCCAGAGGTTCGGGTAGGCGTGCGCGCTTCGCTTGCAGTCGCCTCCCGCGTAGTCCCCGGCGCCCACTCCGGAGGAGTAGGAGTCGCCGAGGGCCACATAGCCGGTCGCGGCCGCCTCTTCGGCGGAGGCGGACGCGGCACCGGTGAGGGAGGAGAGTCCGAGGACGGCGACGACGGCAGCCGTGGACGTCCATCTGCGCAGCTTCATGGGGCCTCTCAGGGATAGGCACGGTAGGAACTGCTGTCACTTCGGTCGCGGCTGGACTTACCCCGCGATCGATGCGTCCATGCCAACCTTGGAGGCTCAACTACGCGCGCAGACTGTCGCGTCGAAAAGAACAGGAGAGCGTACTCCCGGCCGATCAGGCCGGCCGGGTCGCACCGGACCGGGTCACACCAGGGGTTTGGAGAGCTGCTTGCCCTTGCCGGCCGTCAGACTGCAAGTGACATAGCTCAGTGCGGTACCCGCGTTCTCCGCCTTGGGGTACGTGATGAGCGTCCCG
It encodes the following:
- a CDS encoding SGNH/GDSL hydrolase family protein, with the protein product MKLRRWTSTAAVVAVLGLSSLTGAASASAEEAAATGYVALGDSYSSGVGAGDYAGGDCKRSAHAYPNLWNAANSPSSFDFTACSGARTDDVLAGQLGPLNSSTGLVSISIGGNDAGFADTMTTCVTQGESACLARVQEARDYVENTLPGKLDGVYDAIAQRAPSAKVVVLGYPHIYELDGGCIVGISEKSREAINSASDALDEVTAKRAADHGFSFGDVRPTFSGHEICSDDEWLHSVTFPIDESYHPTAAGQSGGYLPVLEGLA